CGTGGCGCAGACCCAGTTCGGTGCGCGCATCGTCAAACGATACCACGGGCCAGCCCGGATGATGCTGGGCCACCCAGTGGTTCTTGCCCGATGCCGGCAGGCCGCACATGACGATGACGCGCGAGCCCGGCTCTTCGTGCAAGGCGTAGTCCGGGTGCAACTCGGCACCGCGGAAATAGCGCACTGCCGTCTCGGCTGAAGCAAAGCTGCGCGGCTTGCGCAAACAGCCCTCTTCCAGCGCCAGTTCCCTGAACAGTTCGATATTCACCAGCACATTGCCCACATCGGGGCAGATGCGGCCGCGAATATCGGCACGGGCCAGCAGCACCAGCAAATGCAGATCGACCTGCCAGGACAGCTCTCTGACCATGAACTCGGGCGAAACGCCTCTGCGCGAATCGGCAAAGGCGAAAAATGGCACCTGATGCACTGCAATCAGGCGACAGACCGCCTCGCGCCGGGCCACGGGCGCGCCAGCCTCCCAGAGCATGAGCCGCGCATCGAGCGCCCCCCGGCGCGAATGGCCGGGCTGCGAGATGCGGCCGTCGTCGGCTATCTGCGTGGTCGAGCACTTGGCGACATCGTGCAGCAGCGCGGCCAGAAAGACCGTCTCGCGCTCCTCGTTGGAGAGCCCTGCATAGTCGCCGTCCTGCAGCAACTCGGTCACCACCATCTGCGTATGCGTCCAGACATCGCCTTCGGCATGGTAGATCGGGTCTTGCGGCGTGGTCTTGGCCAGCTCCAGTTGCGGGAAGGCGTCCAGGCAGGCCGCCCAGTCCACCGAGTCGTGAGCGGAATGCGGCACCAGGGCCGCGATCTGTTTCCAGCTCCACATAAGTTCTCCTTTCACCGCAGCTTCATCAGGAAACTACGGTTTTGATAGCTATCAATGCTTTTTGTAAAAGCCTCACCAGCTTTTTTGAATCTTGTTGGCAAAGATATCGACGCCTGCGCGCAGACCGTTGACGACGATGGGGCGCTCGCTGTGGTGCGAGCCCGACTCCAGGATCACCTGTACGAAGTCGGAGCGCACGAACTTGTAGCGCTCCACGGTCTGGCCGTTCTCCTCGACCTTGATGTACAGACCTTCGGCCAGCTCGGATCGGTCGGTCTGGCGCCAGGCCAGCGGCAGATCCAGCTTCTGTCTTTGCACCTGATCCTCGAACACCGCCTGCCAGCGCGCACTACGCCCCAGAGACGGTGTCAGCAATGCCAGCAAATCCTGCATGCGCCTCGGTGCGATGCCCGCATAGAGCACGGGCACGGACACCACGGGCACACCGTCCAGCAGCGCGTGGCGCTGCGGCGTGTCCAGAAACTGCTGCGCCGAGCGATCCCAGATGTCGAACTCGCAAAACCAGTGCGGCAAGGCGTCGTAGTACAGAGAGTGCTTGGCATACAACCATTCGCCATACATCACATAGCGATCGTCCAGCAGCGCCATCAGCGCACTTTCATGGGCTCGGGCCCATTGCTTGTAGGCGTTGAACTGACGCTCGCGCCCGCCCATCTGATCGGGTTGCAGATAGTGGCCGCGCGACTGCAGCAGCAAGCTGCCGTCGGCGCCAAAGCTCAGCGCCGCATTGGCGCCGTCCAGCTTTTCCTCGACCACGATATGGCGGCCGGCCAGCGCTTCATAAGGCTCGGCGTCGGCCTGATCGCCGACCTGCAGCCGCGAGCCACGCAGATGCGGCGTGCGCGGATATTTGAGGATCTCCAGATTGAATAGATGTGGTGAAGTCATGTTGTGCTTTCCTAAAAGGGAATAAGCCACGCGCAAAAAAGGCGCGGCAGACAAATCAAGGACATGGACAGCGCCGCTCTCCGCTGCCATCGGAAAAAGACAGAACCCAGGCCACCAAGCAAAGGGCCGGCCTGGAGTTCAGAGAGTGGGAGGAGCTTGGAGCCTGAATGCAATTCAGGCCAGAGACGCCAAGCAGGAAGATTGCCGCCCTTCACAGAGCGGGAACTCCACACCGCAGCGCACACGCGAGAAAGATCAGCGTGTGACGAAGTCGTTTAGCTCAAACGAATACGGCAGGACATGGTGCACCTCGAAAATGAGAGCTAATAGCGCAAGTGGAGCAAGGCTGGCGAGTGTATTTGCTTGCAAGCTCAACTGCCAAGCGCTTGACCGAAACTTGTTGCGCAAAGAACACGAAACGGTTTCACAGAGATGAAACAGAGGTTGGTTACAAATCGTAGTTTTCTTCCTGCACCTGCCAAACTCTCAATGACATCTGCACAGACCTTGCGCCAACCTCTTCTGATTTCCCTGATCACAGCCGCAGCCCTGGCCGCCTGTGGTGGCGGTGACAACAACACGAACAACACCACACCAGCGCCTGCTCCGGTTCCCGAAGTCCCGGCACCGGCTCCCGAACCCGAGAAGACGCCTGTCTCGCTCCTGCTTGAGAAAATCGGCAGCTATCAGTCGGGCATCTTCTTGCAGAGCGCCGCCGAAATTACGGCTTTCGATCCCGTCACCAAGCGCGGCTTTGTGGTCAACGCCCAGAAAGGTGCGCTGGATGTGCTGGACATGAGCAACCCCGCCGCACCGCGCATGCTCGCCAGCCTGGATGCCACCAAGCTCTCGCTGGGTGCGGGAGCCTCCATCAACAGCGTGGCCGTGCATGGCGGCCTGGTGGCTGCAGCCGTGCAGGCATCGGTCAAGACGGACAAAGGCATGGTCGTCATCTATGACGCCGACAAGCTCGGCGTGATCGCCGAAGTGCCCGTGGGCGCACTGCCCGATATGCTGACCTTCACCCCCGACGGCAAGACTATTCTGGTCGCCAACGAGGGCGAGCCCAGCGATGACTACCAGATCGACCCCGAAGGCTCGATCAGCGTGATCGACGTGAGCACGCCCGCCAAGCCTGTGGCTCGCACTGCCGACTTCAAGGCCTTCAACAGCCAGAAGGCCCAGTTGCTGGCCAAGGGCGTGCGCATCTTCGGCCCGACCGCAGACGGCCAGGGCACGGCCGCCGTGGCCAACGACCTGGAGCCCGAATACATTGCAGTGGCCCCGGACGGCAAGACGGCCTGGGTGACGCTGCAGGAAAACAATGCGCTGGCCATCGTGGACATCGCCAGCGCCACCGTGACCGATGTGGTGGCTCTGGGCTACAAGGATCATGGCGCGGCCGGCAACGAGCTGGACTTCGCCGACAGTGACGGCAAGAGCCCGGTCATCGACATCACCCAGGCCCCCAACGTCTTCGGCATGTTCCAGCCGGACTCCATCGCCGCCTACAAGGCCGCCGACGGTGCAACCTATCTGGTCACGGCCAACGAAGGCGATGCACGTGCCTGGGGTGAAGGCAACAAGAGCTATTTCGGCACCGCCGCCGACAAGACGAGCGGCACCCCGGCTGCGGCAGGCGACGTGACCAAGGGCTTTGTGGAAGAGTGGCGCATCAAGCACCTGGTGCACAAGGACGGCTTTCTGCGCCGTGCGGGCGACGATCTGCCCGCCCATCTGGCTCAGTTGGCCAGCGGCGCCTATCTGAATGGCGCCAACTTTGCCTGGTGCGGCGCTGTTGGCACAGACCCCAAGACCTGCCGCGATGACGACAAACTGGGCCGTCTCAAGGTCACCTGGACCATGGGCTACCAGACCGACAGCAGCGGCAACCCCGTCAAGGACGGCAAGGGCTATCTGACCTATGACAAGCTCTATGCCTATGGCGGTCGCTCCATCTCCATCTGGGACGCCAAGGGCAAGCAGGTCTGGGACTCTGGCGCGGCCATCGAAAAATTCCTCGCCAGCCCCGAATGCAAGCTGGGTGCCAAGCGTGACATTGCCTGCGCCACCTACTTCAACACCGGTCATGACGAAACGGCCAGGCTCGATGCGCGCAGCAGCGCCAAGGGTCCCGAGCCCGAAGGCCTGACCGTGGGCCAGATCGGCACCAAGACCTTTGTCTTTGTGGGCCTGGAACGCATGGGCGGCATTCTGGTGTTCGACATCACCGACCCCAAGGCACCCAGGCAGATCGACTATCTGAACACTCGCGAGAACTGGACGGCCAGCTTTGACAGCAAGTCCGCGCCGGCAGGCACCGCACTCAGCGATGTGGGCGATCTGGGCCCCGAGGGCCTGCACTTCATTTCCGCGGCCAAGTCACCCAACGGCAAGCCCTTGCTGATGGTGGGCAACGAGGTCAGCGGAACCACGGCCATCTACCAGCTCAATCTGCAGTATTGACACCTTCAGACAAGCAGTCGCTTTCATGCCAAGCCCCGTCCCCACGGGGCTTTTTGCTATTCAAATCAAGCAAAGGCTGCGCCGAGGGTTTCTCAATTACGTAACAATAAGCGCCAGCGGTCGGTGTACCGCCTATGGGTTCCCATTCGCCGCAAGCCAGACGCTTGCGACCTACTAAACCGCCGTGTATCCGGACGGCGGTGGCTTTTTGAACGGAGCACTTAATGACGCACTCTTTCGCTCGCCGCCAGGCGCTGCGCGGCTTGGCCGTGGCAGCTCTCGCCTCCTCCTCCTTGCTGTCCGCAGCGCATGCAGACACCCCCGCCGTGCTGCGCGTTTCGGCCATTCCCGACGAGGCACCGACCGAGCTGCAGCGCAAGTTCAAGCCCCTGGGCGAATACCTCTCGCAAGCCACCGGCATGAAGGTGGTTTTCACCCCCGTATCGGACTATGCGGCCGTGGTCGAGTCGCTGGCCACCCGCAAGCTGGATCTGGCCTGGCTGGGCGGTTTCACCTATGTGCAAGCCAAGATCCGCACCAACGGCACGGCCATCCCCATCGTGCAGCGGGCCGAGGATGCGGTCTTCACCAGCAAGTTCATCACAGCCGACCCCGCCATCAAGACACTGGCCGACCTCAAGGGCAAGACCTTTGCCTTCGGCGCCCCCTCCTCCACTTCGGGCAGCCTGATGCCGCGCTTCTTCCTGCAGCAGGACGGCCTGAACCCCGAAAAAGACTTCAAGACCGTGGCCTACTCGGGCGCACATGACGCCACCGTGGCCTTTGTGGCCGCAGGCAAGGCCGAGGCCGGCGTGCTCAACACTTCGGTGTGGGACAAGCTGGTCGAATCCAAGAAGGTGGACACCAGCAAGGTACGCGTGTTCGCCACGACGCCCACCTACTTTGACTACAACTGGACAGTGCGCGGCGACCTGGACCCGACCATCGTCAAGAAGCTGACCGCTGCCTTCCTGGCACTGGACCCCAGCAAGCCGGAGCACAAGGCCATCATGGACCTGCAGCGCGCCTCCAAGTTCATCGCCACCGACTCCAAGAACTACGACGGCATCGAGGCTGCCGCCAAGTCCGCCGGTCTGTTGAAGTAAGAATTTCAGGCCTTTTTGACTGCCAGCGCTTATGCATAAAGCGCTGGCAGCTATTGTTTTCAGAGTATTCGTCTCATGAGCTTCATGCTGGACGATGTGGGCCTGACCCACAGCAACGGCTTTACCGCCCTGTCCCATATCTCCTTGTCCGCCGCACAGGGCGAGAGCATTGCGCTCATCGGCCCCTCGGGCGCCGGCAAGACTTCGCTGCTCAGCACCATAGGCACAGCCTACCTGCCCACGGCAGGTCGCATGCAGGTGCTGGGCCGGACGGCGTCTGCGCAATCCGCAGCCCGCGAACTCAAGGCTTTGCGCAGCCGAATCGGCACCGTGCACCAGGCCGCGCCCATTCCGCTGCGCCAGCGCGTGGTCACAGCCGTGCTGGCCGGCAAGCTCGGCCAGTGGCCGCTGTGGAAGGCGCTGGCATCGCTGGCCTATCCGCAGGACATTGCGGGCGCCCGCGAAGCCCTGGCCCGCGTGCAGCTTGACGACAAGCTGTTTGCACGCTGCGACCAGCTCTCGGGCGGCCAGTTGCAGCGCGTGGGCATTGCCCGCGTGCTCTACCAGCAGGCCGGCCTGATTCTGGCCGACGAGCCCGTATCCGCTCTGGACCCTGCGCTCTCGCAGGCCACGGTGCAATTGCTGGTGCAGGAAGCTGCCGCGCGCAAGGCCACGCTGGTGGCCAGCCTGCACGCCGTCGATCTGGCTCTGGCCAACTTTGCCCGCATCGTCGGCGTGCGCGATGGCCGCCTGGCCTTTGACCTGCCGGCCGCGCAGGTCAGCGATGCGCAGCTACAAGCCCTCTATGCCCATGCCGATGGCAGCCCGGCCGATCTGCCCACGCTGCACAAGCGCCAGGCTCCGGTCGCTCCTGCCGGTACGGCGGCGCCCGCCCCCATCCAGGTCAACGCATGCCGGTGAACAGGGACACGCCAACTGCCGCGCCGCGCCGCGACCCCGCCGCACGTGGCCGCCTGAGCGGGCTGATCCTGGCCCTGGTCTTGCTCTGGCCCATGCTGCAGACCTCGGGCTTCTCGCTCAAACCGCTTTTCGATGCCGACAATCTCAAGGTCATCAGCGGCTTTCTCGCGCAGTTTCTGCCGCCCGAGACCAGTGGGGAGTTCCTGGCCTATCTGGCTCAGGCCACGCTGGAGACCCTGGCCATCGCCACGGCCGGCATGGCGCTGGCTTTTGTGATTGCCGTGCCCATGGCCTACCTGTCCACGGGCGCGGCACGCGAGAGGGTCACGCTCAACCCCATCGCCCGCAGCGTGCTCACCATCCTGCGCGGCATTCCCGAGCTGGTCTGGGCTCTGGTATTTGTGCGCGTCTTCGGCCTGGGACCCGCAGCCGGCGTGCTGGCCCTGGGCCTGACCTACGGCGGCATGCTGGCCAAGGTCTATGCCGAAATTCTCGAATCCACTGCTCCCGCTCCGGCCCGCGCCCTGCGTGCCAGCGGCACCGGCCGTATTCAAGCCCTGCTCTACGGCCTGCTGCCACAGGCAGCCAAGGAGCTGACCTCCTACACCGTCTACCGCTGGGAATGCGCGGTCCGTGCCTCGGTGGTCATGGGCTTTGTCGGTGCGGGAGGCCTGGGCCAGCTCATGGACCAGGCCATGAAGATGCTCAACGGCGGCGAAGCCGCCAGCATTCTGCTGGCCTTCATGCTGCTGGTGGCTGCGGCCGATCTGCTTTCCTGGTGGCTGCGTCGCGCGCTCGACGCCGCGCCTGCCGCGCGCGCACTGCCCTTCGGCTGGCGAACCAGCACATTTGTGCTGACTGCCTGTGCGGCACTATGGGCCAGCCTGCGGCTTCTGGATATTGATTTCTCGGCACTGTTCACGACAGATGCGGCCGCCAGCATGGGCGACTTTGTCCGCGGCTTTTTCCCGCCCGATCTGAGCCGGCCCTGGCTGCTCAAGGTGCTGCAAGGCATCTGGGAGACCCTGGCCATCTCCATAGTCGGCACCTTGCTGGCCGCGATCGCGGGCCTGCTGCTGGCCCTGCCCCGCTGGCGTGCGCCATGGAATGTGGTGCTCAACGTGCTGCGCTCCGTGCCCGAGCTGGTCTGGGCCACGATTACCGCGCTGGCCGTGGGCCTGGGGCCGTTTGCCGGTGCGCTGGCCCTGGCCCTGCATACTACCGGCGTGCTGGGCCGCCTTTTTGCCGAGGCCTTGCAGAATGCGCCGGCCGCTCCCGCGAATGCGCTCAAGCTCAGTGGCAGCAATCGCCTGCTGGCATTTTGCTATGGCACCCTCCCTGGCGCGGCACCGCAGTTGCTGGCATACACGCTGTACCGCTGGGAAATGAATATCCGCATGGCGGCGATTCTGGGCTTTGTGGGTGCCGGCGGTCTGGGCCAGTTGCTGTACTTCGAGCTTTCGCTGTTCCACTATGCCCAGGCCAGCACCGTGATCATGGCCATGCTTTTGCTGAGCATTGCCGTGGACTGGAGCAGCGCTGCCTTGCGCCGCTCCATGCGTTGAGATGGCGGCGCGGTGCCCCGGCTCCGCGCCGTGACTGATCACACCGCTTAGAGCGATGCTGCTTCACACGCCCAGGGGCAGGTCGGCCTTTTTCAGCGTGCGCAGCACAAAGCTGGACTGGCTATGGCGTATGCCCTTGATCTTGTAGAGCTTCTCGCGCAGCAGGCGCTCGTAATCGCGCGTGTCCTTGACAACGATACGCAGCAGATAGTCGTACTCGCCCGAAACCAGATGCGCCTCCACGACCTCGGGAATGGTGGCCAGCACCTCGCCGAACTTCTCCAGCGTGTTGTCCGAGTGGCTGTCCAGCGTGACCATGACCAGAACCGAATCGGCCAGTCCCAGCGCCTGCGGGTTCAAACGCACGGTATAGCCCTCGATCACACCAGCCTCCTCCATCTTCTTGATGCGTGCCCAGCATGGTGATGCACTCAGACCCACGGCCGCGCCAATCTCCTGCAGACTGGCGCGTGCGTTAGCCTGCAATGCAGCAAGAATCTTTTTATCCAGAGTATCCATATCTCTGAATTTACCGTCAAAAATCCAAAATCAGAAAAATTTTCTGTAGCAATACCGTATTTACAGAATTTGAAGCAACATTTTCTGCACTGCAACATGCACACTTGAGTCCATGGAAGCACGTTTACCGACGCAGCAAAACCATTCAACATACCGCGCCGTTTACCGTCAGCATCCGGTTGGTTGATCCGCAATACGCATATGCAACAGGCCGCATCACTTAAGCACAGTGGTGCGGCCTGTTGATATTTGGACTGCTCAATCGCCCCGGCAAACGGCAGCGGCATGAAAAAACCCGGCCGGATTTCCATCGGGCCGGGTTTTCGGAAGCCGGCCCGGCGCACAAGGCACCCGGCGGACGTTCATGCTGTTTACAGGGCTCGCTGCGGAGCAGCATCGGCTTGCACATGCTTGCGCACCTTGCTGACCAGGCTTTCGCTCACCTCCGAAGCCTGGTTGCCCCAGCCCTTGCGCACGAAGCTGGCCAGTGCTGCCACTTCACCGTCGGTCAGGCGGTCGGCATAGCCCTGCATCACCAGATGCATGGGACGGCGCTCCGTAGCGGGCGAGGAAGCGCCCTTGAGAATCACCGATACCAGCGGGCTGGCATCCTTGCCCTGCACCATGGCATTGCCTTGCAGCTCGGGGAAGATCTCGGGAGCGCCCTTGCCGCTGACAAAGTGGCAGGCGGCGCAATTGTCGAGATACAGGCGAGCACCCAAAGGCATGTCGGGAGACGCGGATTGCAGCAGTTTGGCCGTGGCCTCACCGGCTCCATCCGCCTTGGCAACCGCAGTGCTGCG
This region of Comamonas thiooxydans genomic DNA includes:
- the phnE gene encoding phosphonate ABC transporter, permease protein PhnE encodes the protein MPVNRDTPTAAPRRDPAARGRLSGLILALVLLWPMLQTSGFSLKPLFDADNLKVISGFLAQFLPPETSGEFLAYLAQATLETLAIATAGMALAFVIAVPMAYLSTGAARERVTLNPIARSVLTILRGIPELVWALVFVRVFGLGPAAGVLALGLTYGGMLAKVYAEILESTAPAPARALRASGTGRIQALLYGLLPQAAKELTSYTVYRWECAVRASVVMGFVGAGGLGQLMDQAMKMLNGGEAASILLAFMLLVAAADLLSWWLRRALDAAPAARALPFGWRTSTFVLTACAALWASLRLLDIDFSALFTTDAAASMGDFVRGFFPPDLSRPWLLKVLQGIWETLAISIVGTLLAAIAGLLLALPRWRAPWNVVLNVLRSVPELVWATITALAVGLGPFAGALALALHTTGVLGRLFAEALQNAPAAPANALKLSGSNRLLAFCYGTLPGAAPQLLAYTLYRWEMNIRMAAILGFVGAGGLGQLLYFELSLFHYAQASTVIMAMLLLSIAVDWSSAALRRSMR
- a CDS encoding putative selenate ABC transporter substrate-binding protein; its protein translation is MTHSFARRQALRGLAVAALASSSLLSAAHADTPAVLRVSAIPDEAPTELQRKFKPLGEYLSQATGMKVVFTPVSDYAAVVESLATRKLDLAWLGGFTYVQAKIRTNGTAIPIVQRAEDAVFTSKFITADPAIKTLADLKGKTFAFGAPSSTSGSLMPRFFLQQDGLNPEKDFKTVAYSGAHDATVAFVAAGKAEAGVLNTSVWDKLVESKKVDTSKVRVFATTPTYFDYNWTVRGDLDPTIVKKLTAAFLALDPSKPEHKAIMDLQRASKFIATDSKNYDGIEAAAKSAGLLK
- a CDS encoding choice-of-anchor I family protein; translated protein: MRQPLLISLITAAALAACGGGDNNTNNTTPAPAPVPEVPAPAPEPEKTPVSLLLEKIGSYQSGIFLQSAAEITAFDPVTKRGFVVNAQKGALDVLDMSNPAAPRMLASLDATKLSLGAGASINSVAVHGGLVAAAVQASVKTDKGMVVIYDADKLGVIAEVPVGALPDMLTFTPDGKTILVANEGEPSDDYQIDPEGSISVIDVSTPAKPVARTADFKAFNSQKAQLLAKGVRIFGPTADGQGTAAVANDLEPEYIAVAPDGKTAWVTLQENNALAIVDIASATVTDVVALGYKDHGAAGNELDFADSDGKSPVIDITQAPNVFGMFQPDSIAAYKAADGATYLVTANEGDARAWGEGNKSYFGTAADKTSGTPAAAGDVTKGFVEEWRIKHLVHKDGFLRRAGDDLPAHLAQLASGAYLNGANFAWCGAVGTDPKTCRDDDKLGRLKVTWTMGYQTDSSGNPVKDGKGYLTYDKLYAYGGRSISIWDAKGKQVWDSGAAIEKFLASPECKLGAKRDIACATYFNTGHDETARLDARSSAKGPEPEGLTVGQIGTKTFVFVGLERMGGILVFDITDPKAPRQIDYLNTRENWTASFDSKSAPAGTALSDVGDLGPEGLHFISAAKSPNGKPLLMVGNEVSGTTAIYQLNLQY
- a CDS encoding Lrp/AsnC family transcriptional regulator gives rise to the protein MDTLDKKILAALQANARASLQEIGAAVGLSASPCWARIKKMEEAGVIEGYTVRLNPQALGLADSVLVMVTLDSHSDNTLEKFGEVLATIPEVVEAHLVSGEYDYLLRIVVKDTRDYERLLREKLYKIKGIRHSQSSFVLRTLKKADLPLGV
- a CDS encoding AAA family ATPase produces the protein MWSWKQIAALVPHSAHDSVDWAACLDAFPQLELAKTTPQDPIYHAEGDVWTHTQMVVTELLQDGDYAGLSNEERETVFLAALLHDVAKCSTTQIADDGRISQPGHSRRGALDARLMLWEAGAPVARREAVCRLIAVHQVPFFAFADSRRGVSPEFMVRELSWQVDLHLLVLLARADIRGRICPDVGNVLVNIELFRELALEEGCLRKPRSFASAETAVRYFRGAELHPDYALHEEPGSRVIVMCGLPASGKNHWVAQHHPGWPVVSFDDARTELGLRHGENEGAAAHHAVDKAKSLLRAKAAFVWNATHLSRQMRGKTLDLCLAYGAQVELVHLEASRSTLLARNSKRDTTLGNAALLGMLHRWEVPLPTEAHGLQLLVNE
- a CDS encoding RNA ligase family protein, coding for MTSPHLFNLEILKYPRTPHLRGSRLQVGDQADAEPYEALAGRHIVVEEKLDGANAALSFGADGSLLLQSRGHYLQPDQMGGRERQFNAYKQWARAHESALMALLDDRYVMYGEWLYAKHSLYYDALPHWFCEFDIWDRSAQQFLDTPQRHALLDGVPVVSVPVLYAGIAPRRMQDLLALLTPSLGRSARWQAVFEDQVQRQKLDLPLAWRQTDRSELAEGLYIKVEENGQTVERYKFVRSDFVQVILESGSHHSERPIVVNGLRAGVDIFANKIQKSW
- a CDS encoding phosphonate ABC transporter ATP-binding protein; this translates as MSFMLDDVGLTHSNGFTALSHISLSAAQGESIALIGPSGAGKTSLLSTIGTAYLPTAGRMQVLGRTASAQSAARELKALRSRIGTVHQAAPIPLRQRVVTAVLAGKLGQWPLWKALASLAYPQDIAGAREALARVQLDDKLFARCDQLSGGQLQRVGIARVLYQQAGLILADEPVSALDPALSQATVQLLVQEAAARKATLVASLHAVDLALANFARIVGVRDGRLAFDLPAAQVSDAQLQALYAHADGSPADLPTLHKRQAPVAPAGTAAPAPIQVNACR